The genome window TTCATCAACTAATGATTCTAAAACTTGTTCAAACTGTTTTGCTTTTGATTGTAGAAAAAACTCTGCCCTTGCAGATAAAGCTTCTCTCATAGTGTGATATAGCAAGCGAACATAGCGTTCATCATGTTCAAGTTCTTTTTTGCCATTATCATCATCAGCCCGTATACGCTTAACTAAGTATTCTGAGTCGGAAGAAAATTTAGTGAGTCTTCGACTAACATGATCATAGGCTTTAGAAATATGTTCAGCTAATGGAGGGGATGTCACTTCCCCTAGTTTATCTCTGAGTTCAAAAGCTCCTTGATTATTTTTAAAAGCATCAAGAACAGGAACAATTAAAACTTTAATTAAATCTCCTTCTACTTCTCGAACAGCATCATAAATCGGCTCAAATCCCTTACGCCCTTTTTTTTCAGCATCTTGTACAAGTTGATCATTAGTCGTAGGGTTGTTTTTCTTAAGCTTTTCGATTAATCCCTTAATTTCACCATTAAATCCTTTGCCAATTGTTTTTATGTTTTCCTGTAAATTTTGACGAATTTTAGCAAGGTTATCTCTTTCTTGTTCAACCTGCTTTTGATTGTAAATTTTTCTGGTTTGAATGAGAATTTCCAGAGATTGTGCTAAAGCCTTGTAATTGGCGAATACTTCCAACAATGCAGGAAGTATTACCAGTTCTGAAAATGATTCTTGAACCCGTCCACGGAAGCAATCCCAAAGTTCTCTACCTCCACTCCATTCTAAAGAATAGTGGAGAATTTGCCGCATGGTTTCATCATCAATAGCCTCATTGTCTTCTACCCGCTCATCAATATCGCCAAACCACTTCTTTAAATTGCGGTTCTCCTTAGTATTTAATCTAATAACTCCCGCACAGTCTTGAAACATAGCTTTAAGGAGTTTTAACCGTATCTCCTGACTCATCACTGACGGTTCGTTAAAAGCTCCTGAACCCCAAGCACACTGAGCATAATATAAAAGACGAGCATTAAAAGGCAGAACATCAGGAAGTTCTGGAAGCGATAAGACCTCTTTAATTTCTTCTCTTAACTTATCAATCCGCTCTGATAGAGGTAAATCATCGGCTCCTCGGTTATCGACCCGATTTAAGATAAAAATCATCGAATCTGTGCGACCTTGTAGATATTCGACAACTTTCTTTAATTCTTCTAATAAGCGTTTTCTGTGCTCATCATCTACCTGCATATAGTCCAAAGCCACTAAACTAAAAGCTTTATTAACTTGCTTTTGGATAGTTGCTAAGTTAG of Oscillatoria nigro-viridis PCC 7112 contains these proteins:
- a CDS encoding dynamin family protein codes for the protein MPVIESKLNNTRNLLQELGNSVSSLVKSSPDVFADSGIQSCLQDFLTVYQEAVQRLENPSFRIATLGTTSSGKSTIVNALIGRKIAPIEAGEMSGGVLTIKHSQEPRLMIAETEDAAWEAGEWTGLSDEDLYQRISTVMHSYHAARKKREYVAPQITAHVPLLPACDASLLGLPNGIGVELIDLPGLKSVQDRANLATIQKQVNKAFSLVALDYMQVDDEHRKRLLEELKKVVEYLQGRTDSMIFILNRVDNRGADDLPLSERIDKLREEIKEVLSLPELPDVLPFNARLLYYAQCAWGSGAFNEPSVMSQEIRLKLLKAMFQDCAGVIRLNTKENRNLKKWFGDIDERVEDNEAIDDETMRQILHYSLEWSGGRELWDCFRGRVQESFSELVILPALLEVFANYKALAQSLEILIQTRKIYNQKQVEQERDNLAKIRQNLQENIKTIGKGFNGEIKGLIEKLKKNNPTTNDQLVQDAEKKGRKGFEPIYDAVREVEGDLIKVLIVPVLDAFKNNQGAFELRDKLGEVTSPPLAEHISKAYDHVSRRLTKFSSDSEYLVKRIRADDDNGKKELEHDERYVRLLYHTMREALSARAEFFLQSKAKQFEQVLESLVDEQVKKLKVFLTEGNFSSINLEKAAISNLRKKLAQNLPTLPERFFEFPDNNITQNRSKQTEVVGQKTEDETRTKTEQENYEESYQEGSCLKTTKTRTQTRPVTRTYQEAVTRDITQDVEYIELFLPSPGLMAKQWSSGIEKGKASLWDILREWILQWLNYVSDIFKESVDEITNLAERALQQQSSIIEGNFDQEKQFWREFEVKKDHATADCEKLQEIFRQ